In one window of Lewinella sp. 4G2 DNA:
- a CDS encoding S8 family serine peptidase, protein MPRLTLFFQLFLCSCTLFATVSCDDPTAANTMKYSEDVCNTAPAFVTEMQSEKGPQDMAPPEESCAPESAFGRQFTLAPPRSGELVLHVASDYTGYYFLTVYGRRGDETFPLSECLTSKAIHEVLHVPTGREKLESLLIEVRYETGRILEANPKDAFISLMAYDGAPKASEEAAKKGYRDDCGDGGTNCYVLSTCDRGMNLEQWARELGLVVTDAAGGERGAIVNACVPEGFSLQTTTPPRNSGGKVKSIERDTTQGEMERNFFIEVEEITPNPGFGELSDKQILEAFPCMEYQPRNGDGDDVIVTIIDSGVDASDLSFRPWDKYAARRSFGRYLPRGGYGYDFVNDDPKPDDELNHGTYVGGALINDYRGKERLTVVHHKIFDGAGRATYFGAIESIYGAIDHKTNILSLSWGITDPNEPVALRCAIEEAMKNEVIVVTSAGNAATDIDRTPQWPAAWTGQRNFPTLFSVGSFWHPNLSKREVSRADYSNFGVQRVSVYGYLAMLVPEYRRKATTMAFGTSISVPLVVSNLAERYRRGSSRTRPEVLNERGSVFFPSWRRDAAGNPIRPHDVEYVPVRCAGKAP, encoded by the coding sequence ATGCCTCGCCTCACGCTCTTTTTCCAGCTGTTCCTTTGCTCCTGTACCCTCTTCGCTACGGTGAGCTGCGACGACCCAACGGCCGCCAACACCATGAAGTACAGCGAAGACGTCTGCAATACCGCCCCGGCTTTTGTGACCGAAATGCAATCCGAAAAGGGGCCGCAGGATATGGCGCCACCGGAAGAATCCTGCGCGCCGGAGAGTGCTTTTGGTCGGCAGTTCACCCTCGCCCCACCCCGCTCCGGCGAGTTGGTGCTCCACGTCGCCAGCGATTATACCGGGTACTATTTCCTGACGGTCTATGGGCGCCGGGGCGACGAAACCTTCCCCCTCAGCGAATGCCTGACGAGTAAGGCCATCCACGAAGTGCTCCACGTACCCACCGGCCGCGAGAAATTGGAAAGCCTGCTCATCGAGGTCCGCTACGAAACCGGTCGGATCCTGGAGGCCAACCCCAAAGATGCCTTCATCAGCCTCATGGCCTATGATGGTGCTCCGAAGGCATCCGAAGAAGCCGCCAAAAAGGGCTACCGCGATGACTGTGGCGATGGCGGCACAAACTGCTACGTCCTGAGCACCTGCGACCGCGGCATGAACCTCGAACAGTGGGCTCGGGAGCTCGGCCTCGTCGTCACCGATGCGGCCGGCGGCGAGCGGGGCGCTATAGTCAACGCCTGCGTGCCCGAGGGCTTCAGCCTCCAAACCACCACCCCGCCCCGGAACAGTGGCGGCAAGGTGAAGTCCATCGAACGCGATACGACCCAGGGCGAAATGGAGCGCAATTTCTTCATCGAAGTCGAGGAGATCACCCCCAACCCCGGCTTCGGCGAGTTATCGGATAAGCAGATCCTGGAAGCCTTCCCCTGCATGGAATACCAGCCGCGGAATGGTGACGGCGATGACGTCATCGTAACCATCATCGATTCTGGTGTGGACGCCTCCGACCTCAGTTTCCGGCCCTGGGATAAGTACGCCGCACGGCGCAGTTTCGGCCGCTACCTCCCCCGGGGTGGCTACGGTTACGACTTCGTCAACGACGACCCTAAGCCCGACGACGAACTGAACCACGGCACCTACGTAGGTGGCGCCCTCATCAACGATTACCGGGGCAAGGAGCGACTCACGGTCGTCCACCACAAGATCTTCGACGGGGCCGGCCGGGCCACCTACTTCGGCGCGATTGAAAGCATTTACGGGGCGATTGATCACAAGACCAACATCCTTTCCCTCTCCTGGGGCATCACCGATCCGAACGAGCCGGTGGCCCTCCGCTGCGCCATCGAGGAAGCGATGAAGAATGAAGTCATCGTCGTCACCAGCGCGGGCAACGCCGCCACCGACATCGACCGAACGCCCCAGTGGCCGGCGGCCTGGACGGGCCAGCGCAACTTCCCTACCCTCTTTTCCGTCGGTTCGTTCTGGCACCCCAACCTGTCCAAACGGGAAGTCTCCCGGGCGGATTATTCCAACTTCGGCGTCCAGCGCGTCAGCGTATACGGCTACCTCGCCATGTTGGTGCCGGAGTACCGCCGTAAGGCGACCACCATGGCTTTTGGCACCTCCATCTCCGTCCCGCTCGTCGTCTCCAATCTAGCGGAGCGTTACCGCCGGGGTAGTTCCCGCACGCGCCCGGAAGTCCTCAACGAGCGCGGCTCCGTCTTCTTCCCCAGCTGGCGGCGCGATGCGGCGGGCAACCCCATTCGGCCGCACGATGTGGAGTACGTGCCGGTGCGTTGTGCGGGTAAGGCACCCTAA
- a CDS encoding MFS transporter, producing MSKAPKQKLGWPVILFITATFVSNVGTWLFAIASSWLMTELDGSALMVSLVQSATTIPLFIFALPAGALGDLYDRRKSLLIAQVFLTISTAAFATIVYLDLATVTWLLVFTFFNGVGAAFARPIMSAIIPQLVEKAQLRLAVNLGGMSFNLSRSVGPALGGHLITRFNIALPYWVDAATFLAVLVYIFFWRDDRKAVQEKKHPPLSLAIGDSWRFFRHTPALNHSIVKAATFFFAAGALWALLPLVAKDQLAGQADLYGYLVGAAGGGAVISSFAMGWLTKRFGANGVMLGTSMTMALGLCLLGWSTSVPLSLGFAALCGASWQAAYTSLMTSTQYSLPRWFGARGMAYYIMSVSLCLAIGSALWGWLADLYGLPVGHYAAAGTLVAMAVAGYFLRLDQAKEIDLELADRSLLIKGAEDLNSNTGRSQIVRTYTPNSENREELLSRLNSLSDSRFRAGALELEISNEEDDSVEERITSILDASHGTVRFQTTQYDADREEAFREWLRENEVGVESKVCSL from the coding sequence GTGAGTAAAGCCCCCAAACAAAAGCTCGGCTGGCCAGTGATCCTCTTCATCACGGCCACCTTCGTCTCCAACGTAGGCACCTGGCTATTCGCCATTGCCTCGAGTTGGTTGATGACGGAACTGGATGGGTCGGCGTTGATGGTTTCACTGGTGCAGTCCGCCACCACGATCCCACTCTTCATTTTTGCTTTGCCGGCAGGTGCCCTGGGTGATTTATACGACCGGAGGAAAAGCCTGCTGATCGCGCAGGTATTTCTGACGATCTCCACGGCGGCCTTTGCGACGATCGTGTACCTGGATCTGGCGACGGTCACCTGGTTGCTGGTCTTCACTTTCTTCAATGGGGTGGGGGCGGCCTTTGCGCGGCCGATCATGTCAGCCATTATTCCCCAGCTGGTGGAGAAGGCGCAGTTGCGGCTGGCCGTGAATCTGGGGGGTATGTCCTTCAACCTGAGCCGGTCGGTGGGCCCGGCCTTAGGCGGCCACCTCATTACCCGCTTCAACATTGCTCTGCCCTACTGGGTGGATGCGGCCACTTTCCTGGCGGTGCTCGTCTACATCTTCTTCTGGCGGGACGACCGGAAGGCCGTTCAGGAAAAGAAGCATCCGCCGCTTAGCCTGGCGATCGGCGATTCGTGGCGCTTCTTCCGGCATACGCCGGCGCTGAACCACAGTATCGTGAAGGCGGCGACCTTCTTTTTCGCGGCGGGTGCGCTCTGGGCCTTATTACCCCTCGTAGCCAAGGACCAACTGGCGGGGCAAGCTGATCTTTATGGCTACCTGGTAGGTGCTGCGGGCGGCGGGGCGGTGATCTCTAGCTTTGCCATGGGTTGGCTTACCAAGCGGTTCGGCGCCAATGGGGTTATGCTGGGTACTAGTATGACGATGGCCCTGGGATTATGCCTACTGGGTTGGTCTACCTCCGTGCCACTCAGCTTAGGGTTTGCGGCCCTCTGCGGGGCCTCCTGGCAAGCGGCGTATACCTCCTTGATGACGAGTACCCAGTACTCCCTCCCAAGATGGTTTGGCGCGCGGGGGATGGCCTATTACATCATGTCCGTGTCCTTATGCCTCGCCATTGGTTCCGCGCTGTGGGGCTGGCTGGCGGATCTGTACGGATTGCCCGTGGGGCACTACGCCGCAGCCGGAACATTAGTAGCGATGGCTGTTGCAGGCTACTTCCTGCGATTGGACCAGGCGAAGGAGATCGACCTGGAACTGGCGGATCGTTCCCTGTTGATTAAAGGAGCGGAGGACCTCAACTCAAATACCGGCCGCAGCCAAATCGTCCGTACCTACACGCCAAACTCGGAGAACCGGGAAGAATTGCTCTCCCGATTGAATAGCCTAAGCGATAGCCGCTTCCGTGCGGGCGCCCTGGAACTGGAAATCTCTAACGAGGAAGACGATAGCGTGGAAGAAAGAATCACCAGCATTTTGGACGCTAGCCACGGTACGGTCCGTTTCCAGACTACTCAGTACGATGCGGACCGGGAGGAGGCGTTCCGGGAGTGGTTGAGGGAGAATGAGGTGGGGGTGGAGTCGAAAGTTTGTAGTCTGTAG
- a CDS encoding cupin domain-containing protein yields MPRASLNKPTKVNASEWQHPNEKLRGLFQGQDVGTQITLIRYVTDVVGEGPTLHVHPYDEIFTIQEGRARFTVGDQIIDAEAGDIIYGPANVPHGYQNLGPGKLDSLDIHLSPEWLQTDLADAWEEGSALVNVSSKVEVK; encoded by the coding sequence ATGCCCCGCGCATCTCTAAACAAACCAACCAAAGTGAATGCCTCCGAGTGGCAGCACCCGAACGAAAAACTCCGTGGTCTCTTTCAGGGACAGGATGTCGGTACCCAAATCACGCTGATCCGGTACGTCACCGACGTAGTGGGGGAGGGGCCGACGCTGCACGTGCACCCCTACGACGAGATCTTTACCATTCAGGAAGGCCGCGCCCGTTTCACGGTGGGTGACCAAATCATCGACGCCGAAGCGGGGGATATCATCTACGGCCCGGCCAACGTACCGCACGGCTACCAGAACCTGGGGCCGGGTAAATTGGATTCACTGGACATTCACCTCAGCCCCGAATGGTTACAGACCGATCTAGCGGATGCCTGGGAAGAAGGAAGTGCCCTGGTCAACGTTTCTTCTAAGGTGGAGGTAAAGTAA
- a CDS encoding Crp/Fnr family transcriptional regulator, protein MSDDPEALFLAFRQRLSRYGSLTDTTFAALRNISTVRHYPAGASLLELGEIAHERFYVYSGLVVSLYASRNGNPHLKNFFVADELAGSVASLLGSTPSAFALVAREDTTVVAWQEAPYQQLVTRCPDLNQQYRRHIEASWIIRNEQRQLAFATLTAAERYVDFLSEYPDLEQRVSQRDVAAYLGITPTQLSRIRRKVYQQQ, encoded by the coding sequence ATGTCCGACGATCCCGAAGCCCTTTTTCTCGCTTTCCGCCAGCGTCTCTCCCGGTACGGATCTTTGACGGATACCACCTTCGCGGCCCTGCGCAATATCAGTACGGTCCGCCACTACCCCGCAGGCGCGTCGCTTCTAGAGTTAGGCGAAATAGCCCACGAGCGATTCTACGTTTATTCCGGGCTCGTAGTTTCCCTCTACGCCAGCCGCAACGGGAACCCTCACCTGAAGAACTTCTTCGTGGCCGATGAGCTGGCCGGTTCCGTTGCGTCTTTACTGGGAAGCACGCCATCCGCTTTTGCGCTGGTGGCCCGGGAGGATACCACCGTCGTTGCCTGGCAGGAAGCCCCTTACCAACAACTGGTAACGCGCTGCCCAGACCTCAACCAGCAGTACCGCCGCCACATCGAAGCAAGCTGGATCATCCGCAACGAGCAACGCCAACTCGCCTTCGCTACCCTGACGGCCGCCGAGCGCTACGTAGATTTCCTGAGCGAATACCCCGATCTGGAACAACGCGTCAGTCAACGCGACGTGGCGGCCTACCTCGGCATCACCCCCACCCAACTGAGCCGCATCCGGCGTAAAGTGTACCAGCAGCAATGA
- a CDS encoding GNAT family N-acetyltransferase: MTPFERQNLDNLRDLWAQAGAAIGRVIKHDNFSIAVGGEPNGWPNRVWLHEPLTPEVLAQARSTVDGATKLKLFLPRATDRATYAALHPHKGAYLTGMHLSLSDQPFAPSNIILKRVTTEADARGWATDFEAAFNYHIPPSLLLKMEANTQYFRAEVSGDYVGTACLHYTENGRVAGIHSIGTLPEFRRKGYARQIMQSLLTTTQQKGAELAVLQASAKGLGLYQQLGFIGEFDTATYDLT; encoded by the coding sequence ATGACACCCTTCGAACGGCAAAACCTCGACAACCTCCGTGATCTCTGGGCCCAAGCCGGTGCGGCAATCGGCCGAGTGATTAAACACGATAATTTCTCCATTGCCGTGGGCGGCGAACCGAACGGTTGGCCCAATCGGGTCTGGCTCCACGAACCACTCACGCCGGAAGTGCTGGCACAGGCACGATCCACCGTCGACGGCGCTACCAAACTGAAACTCTTCCTACCCCGCGCTACCGACCGCGCCACCTACGCAGCCTTGCATCCGCACAAAGGAGCGTACCTGACCGGGATGCACCTGTCACTTTCGGACCAACCCTTCGCGCCATCCAACATCATCCTGAAACGCGTCACCACCGAAGCAGACGCCCGCGGCTGGGCCACCGATTTCGAGGCGGCGTTCAACTACCACATCCCACCGTCGCTACTCCTTAAAATGGAGGCCAACACCCAGTACTTCCGCGCCGAAGTTAGCGGCGACTACGTCGGCACGGCATGCCTCCACTACACCGAAAACGGGCGGGTAGCGGGCATCCATTCCATCGGTACCCTGCCCGAGTTCCGGCGGAAAGGTTACGCCCGCCAAATCATGCAGTCGCTGCTTACTACCACTCAGCAAAAAGGCGCGGAGCTGGCCGTCCTTCAAGCCTCCGCAAAGGGCCTAGGCCTCTACCAGCAACTAGGCTTCATCGGCGAGTTCGATACGGCGACCTACGATTTGACCTAA
- a CDS encoding Crp/Fnr family transcriptional regulator — translation MTTDPKILPITALTGPLRFDPEALLSHFKRKELNRGEHWLEAGKTCRHLAFLESGLLRHTQQRDGELITRWATLAGQYTVGFPSFIKQQPSDQNITAAQDCVLHELSWETWKELRREHAQLQEYWVAILEYNACCYEDRVWSLISGKGEARYRYMIERYPEFLLHLPQHYVAEMLGVAPRHLSRIRNKMSEG, via the coding sequence ATGACCACCGACCCCAAAATCCTCCCAATCACCGCCCTAACCGGTCCGCTAAGATTCGACCCCGAAGCCCTGTTGAGCCACTTCAAACGCAAGGAACTGAACCGCGGCGAACACTGGCTGGAAGCCGGGAAGACCTGCCGCCATCTGGCCTTCCTGGAGTCCGGCCTCCTGCGCCATACCCAACAGCGGGACGGAGAACTCATCACCCGTTGGGCAACCCTGGCCGGACAGTATACCGTTGGCTTTCCGAGCTTCATCAAACAGCAGCCCTCGGACCAGAATATCACCGCTGCTCAGGATTGCGTCCTGCACGAACTCAGCTGGGAAACCTGGAAGGAACTCCGGAGGGAACACGCCCAACTCCAGGAATACTGGGTCGCCATCCTGGAGTACAATGCCTGCTGTTATGAGGACCGGGTCTGGAGCCTCATCTCCGGAAAGGGAGAAGCCCGGTACCGGTACATGATCGAGCGTTACCCAGAGTTCTTGTTGCACCTACCCCAGCACTACGTCGCCGAAATGCTCGGCGTTGCCCCCCGCCACCTATCGCGGATCCGGAATAAAATGAGTGAAGGATAG